In Luteolibacter sp. Y139, a genomic segment contains:
- a CDS encoding phytoene/squalene synthase family protein, translating into MADSAEITRQAKSNLAFALQILPKERRDGMVTFYAFCRVVDDLADDTDRPLPEREAGLLAWKDGLENGFQNPDPLQTEVVEMMRRYEIPVELLTAIIEGCRMDLRPQRFGTWEDLSQYTWKVACAVGLASLKVFGATDPASERYAVALGHALQLTNILRDVGEDLSNNGRIYLPLADFARFQYSERDLIGRVYDGRFVAMMAYQADRATAFYQEAVAAMPKGDARALVPAEIMRSIYQTLLEKMRKDGFKVFHQRYKLSKARKMAIFSKHLLRLGSAA; encoded by the coding sequence ATGGCCGATTCCGCTGAAATCACACGTCAGGCGAAATCGAATCTCGCCTTCGCGCTGCAAATCCTGCCGAAGGAACGGCGGGACGGGATGGTCACGTTCTATGCCTTCTGCCGGGTCGTCGATGATCTGGCGGATGACACCGACCGGCCCCTGCCCGAGCGCGAAGCCGGCTTGCTCGCATGGAAGGACGGTCTTGAAAACGGCTTCCAGAATCCGGACCCGCTTCAAACGGAAGTGGTGGAAATGATGCGCCGCTACGAGATCCCGGTGGAGCTCCTCACCGCGATCATCGAAGGCTGCCGCATGGACCTCCGCCCACAGCGCTTCGGCACTTGGGAAGACCTTTCCCAATACACCTGGAAAGTCGCCTGCGCAGTGGGTCTCGCTTCGCTGAAGGTTTTCGGTGCCACCGATCCCGCCTCGGAGCGCTACGCGGTGGCTCTCGGCCACGCCCTTCAGCTCACGAATATCCTGCGCGATGTCGGTGAGGACCTCTCTAACAACGGCCGCATTTACCTGCCGCTCGCGGATTTCGCACGCTTTCAGTACAGCGAGCGCGACCTCATCGGCCGGGTCTACGATGGCCGCTTTGTGGCAATGATGGCCTATCAGGCCGACCGTGCCACCGCCTTCTATCAGGAAGCGGTTGCCGCCATGCCGAAGGGCGATGCCCGGGCGCTGGTGCCGGCGGAGATCATGCGCTCCATCTATCAGACGCTCCTTGAGAAGATGCGGAAGGACGGCTTCAAGGTCTTCCACCAGCGCTACAAGCTCTCGAAGGCCCGCAAGATGGCCATCTTCTCAAAACATCTCTTGCGACTCGGGTCGGCAGCCTGA
- a CDS encoding ABC transporter ATP-binding protein has protein sequence MITIRGLKKHFRRNEALHGIDLDVPEGKVTAFLGPNGAGKTTTIKCAMNLLDRDAGSVEVLGTDARTLKPEHWQRIGYVSENQKMPGWMTVPQLLDYVRPMYGEHWDRDFEKKLLADFDLPLKTKLRSLSRGQWMKASLVSSLAYRPRLVVLDEPFSGLDPLVRDEFLSGLLELTETEGWTVWISSHDIEEVERFADRVAILNNGRVDLQDDVEAIQSRFRAIEIGLSDESASPSGIPENWLNLQVQGRIARFTDSNYDESSSNVDCRRLFPGLVRHEARPINLREIFVALAKSYRSQRQGKS, from the coding sequence ATGATCACCATCCGCGGACTCAAGAAGCACTTCCGCCGCAACGAGGCCCTGCACGGCATCGACCTCGACGTCCCCGAGGGAAAAGTCACCGCCTTCCTCGGCCCCAATGGCGCCGGCAAGACCACCACCATCAAGTGCGCCATGAACCTCCTCGACCGCGACGCCGGCAGCGTGGAAGTGCTCGGCACCGATGCCCGCACTCTGAAGCCGGAGCATTGGCAACGCATCGGCTACGTCTCGGAAAACCAGAAGATGCCCGGCTGGATGACCGTGCCGCAGCTGCTCGACTACGTCCGCCCGATGTACGGCGAGCACTGGGACCGCGACTTCGAGAAGAAGCTCCTCGCCGACTTCGACCTCCCGCTCAAAACCAAGCTCCGCTCTTTGTCGCGCGGCCAGTGGATGAAGGCTTCACTCGTCTCCAGCCTGGCCTACCGGCCACGGCTGGTGGTGTTGGATGAGCCCTTCTCCGGCCTTGATCCCCTGGTCCGCGATGAATTCCTCAGCGGCCTGTTAGAGCTGACCGAGACCGAAGGCTGGACCGTCTGGATTTCCTCCCACGATATCGAGGAAGTCGAACGCTTCGCCGACCGCGTCGCCATCCTCAACAACGGCCGCGTCGACCTTCAGGATGATGTCGAAGCCATCCAGTCCCGCTTCCGCGCCATCGAAATCGGCCTCTCCGACGAGTCCGCCTCCCCGTCCGGCATTCCGGAAAACTGGCTGAACCTCCAGGTCCAGGGCCGCATCGCACGCTTCACCGATTCCAACTACGACGAATCTAGTAGCAACGTCGATTGCCGCCGCCTCTTCCCCGGCCTCGTCCGCCACGAAGCCCGCCCCATCAACCTCCGCGAAATCTTCGTCGCCCTCGCGAAGTCCTATCGCAGCCAACGCCAAGGAAAGTCATGA
- a CDS encoding GntR family transcriptional regulator, whose translation MLPFSFQLRDGEPVSDQIVRAAHRALASGELREGDLFPSVRALAQELKISPTTAFKVIQQLKDLGFLISRPGVGMVVQAPLLPSLDQRLALLEPTARRFLDEARALHLTPAEIEQLLRRLQEP comes from the coding sequence ATGCTCCCCTTCTCCTTCCAACTCCGCGACGGCGAACCGGTCTCCGACCAGATCGTCCGCGCCGCGCACCGGGCGCTGGCCAGCGGGGAACTCCGGGAAGGCGACCTCTTCCCCTCCGTTCGCGCCTTGGCTCAGGAGCTCAAGATCTCCCCCACCACCGCCTTCAAGGTCATCCAGCAGCTCAAGGACCTCGGCTTCCTCATCAGCCGCCCCGGCGTCGGCATGGTCGTCCAAGCCCCCCTGCTCCCCTCCCTCGACCAACGCCTCGCCCTGCTCGAACCGACCGCCCGCCGCTTCCTCGACGAAGCCCGCGCCCTCCACCTCACCCCCGCGGAGATCGAGCAGCTCCTCCGCCGCCTCCAGGAACCCTGA